Proteins encoded within one genomic window of Candidatus Saccharimonadia bacterium:
- a CDS encoding F0F1 ATP synthase subunit beta (Produces ATP from ADP in the presence of a proton gradient across the membrane. The beta chain is a regulatory subunit) codes for MATTTAAHTGRIVSIRGLIVEVAFQGEGRPNLREILTIEGHPEILLEIQSFNEHRDAICITYMTSSLVARGAAVVSTGTTISVPTGAKALGRLFNSVGQPADNLEPLGPDVPRRSVYMSAASSQLFTNKDELLETGIKVLDFFTPFVKGRKIGIIGGAGVGKTVLIMEIINNIGKDPSKLAFFAGIGERIREGHELYETLKERDMLSGTAMFYGQMNENPAMRAMVGITATTLAEYFRDEEKRDILFFVDNVYRHIQAGNELSTMMGQIPSEGGYQATIFSDLKRFQDRLYSNANGSITAVQTIYVPADDLTDPAVQEISSQIDSVIVLSRAVAEAGIRPAVDLIRTSSSLVTPEIVGDRHYLLVTQVQAIMQKYDSLKNIIAIIGENELSPQDRADYQKAKKLIEFFAQSMFVTEKLNGIPGTYFSREQTLSGVEEILI; via the coding sequence ATGGCAACCACTACCGCAGCCCACACTGGTCGCATCGTCAGCATCCGCGGACTCATCGTGGAGGTCGCCTTCCAAGGGGAGGGCCGCCCGAACTTGCGCGAAATCCTCACCATCGAGGGCCACCCCGAAATTCTGCTCGAAATCCAATCGTTCAACGAGCACCGCGACGCCATTTGCATCACCTACATGACCAGCTCGCTCGTCGCTCGCGGCGCCGCGGTAGTCTCCACCGGCACCACCATCTCGGTGCCCACCGGCGCCAAAGCCCTCGGCCGCCTGTTTAATTCCGTGGGCCAGCCTGCCGACAACCTCGAGCCCCTCGGCCCCGACGTACCGCGCCGTAGCGTATATATGAGCGCCGCCAGCTCACAGCTGTTCACCAACAAAGACGAGCTGCTCGAAACCGGCATCAAAGTGCTCGACTTCTTCACGCCCTTCGTGAAAGGCCGCAAAATCGGCATCATCGGCGGCGCCGGTGTCGGCAAGACCGTCCTCATCATGGAAATCATCAACAACATTGGCAAAGACCCATCCAAACTCGCCTTCTTCGCCGGCATTGGCGAGCGCATCCGCGAGGGCCACGAGCTCTACGAAACGCTCAAAGAGCGCGACATGCTCTCCGGCACCGCCATGTTTTACGGCCAAATGAACGAAAACCCCGCCATGCGCGCCATGGTCGGCATCACCGCCACCACCCTCGCCGAATACTTCCGCGACGAAGAAAAACGCGACATCCTGTTCTTCGTCGACAACGTCTACCGCCACATCCAGGCCGGCAACGAGCTGAGCACCATGATGGGCCAAATCCCGTCCGAGGGCGGCTACCAAGCCACCATTTTCTCCGACCTCAAGCGCTTCCAGGACCGCCTCTACTCCAACGCCAACGGCTCCATCACCGCCGTGCAGACCATCTACGTGCCGGCCGACGACCTCACCGACCCGGCCGTGCAAGAAATTAGCTCCCAAATCGATTCCGTCATCGTGCTCTCCCGCGCCGTCGCCGAGGCCGGCATCCGGCCCGCCGTCGACCTCATCCGCACTAGCTCCAGCCTCGTCACCCCCGAAATAGTGGGGGATAGGCACTATCTGCTTGTCACCCAGGTGCAGGCCATCATGCAAAAATACGACTCGCTCAAGAACATCATCGCCATCATCGGCGAAAACGAGCTCTCTCCCCAAGACCGCGCCGACTACCAAAAGGCCAAAAAGCTTATCGAATTCTTTGCCCAAAGCATGTTCGTCACCGAGAAGCTCAACGGCATCCCCGGCACCTATTTCTCCCGCGAACAAACCCTCAGCGGCGTCGAAGAGATTTTGATTTAA